Sequence from the Cuniculiplasma divulgatum genome:
TTTCCAGGCTTAAAAATTCCACCGGATTTAAGATTGGTCCGGATTATATAGATGGCGGCCTTTCCTCAAGAGTCACCGGAAACAGGACATGGAACATTGATCGCTGGATACAGGGGAAAGCATATTCCAGCGTACTGGCAGGAGCTGCTTCAAAATATGACTACGGAGTTGTTGAGGGCGTCATGGGACTTTATGATTCAGGGTCACCAATAAACCTGAGTACATATTATTACTTCAGGAAGTTTTCGATTCCGTATGTTCTGGTCATCGATGTATCAAAGCTCGCTGAATCAGCCTATTACATTGCAAAATCCTTCATAACCCGTCTTACTCTGGGCGTAGTTATCAACAGGTATGCATCCCAAAAGCACCTTGAGATGGTATCCAAACCCTTCACAGAACATGGAATACCAATAATAGGAGCAATACCGCGGGAAGACCGCTTCACTGTCCCGGAAAGACATTTGGGATTGCACACCGGGCAGGAGATGGATGACATCTTGGAGAAAGCCTCCTTGGTATCAAATTATCTTGAAATGGACTTCATAGAAAATCTGCCTGAGAGAGAGTTTCAGCAGCCCAGCCCTGCCAGGATTTCAGGTGGTGGAAAAAATATCTGGATAGCCCTCGACAGGGCATTCAACTTCTATTATGCAGATTCCATATGGGGGCTTGAAAGGATTGGCAATGTGAACTACTTTTCTCCCATATCCGGGGAACGTC
This genomic interval carries:
- a CDS encoding cobyrinate a,c-diamide synthase, with amino-acid sequence MKVFGITAPMTGSGKTTVTLAFLSRLKNSTGFKIGPDYIDGGLSSRVTGNRTWNIDRWIQGKAYSSVLAGAASKYDYGVVEGVMGLYDSGSPINLSTYYYFRKFSIPYVLVIDVSKLAESAYYIAKSFITRLTLGVVINRYASQKHLEMVSKPFTEHGIPIIGAIPREDRFTVPERHLGLHTGQEMDDILEKASLVSNYLEMDFIENLPEREFQQPSPARISGGGKNIWIALDRAFNFYYADSIWGLERIGNVNYFSPISGERPENPDMVYFGGGYPELYAPELSANHALSGMIRDYSESGGNIIAECGGLMYLEKDMETESGVYSMGGVFNGTVKKNERLTLSYTQLKAVQDSLLFRKGEVVRGHEFHYSSIVDQGEKSLVNIIGKGIDGMDGLKIKNTLGSYSHFSLNRYSKRLERKINGH